Proteins encoded in a region of the Falco rusticolus isolate bFalRus1 chromosome 12, bFalRus1.pri, whole genome shotgun sequence genome:
- the VEGFA gene encoding vascular endothelial growth factor A isoform X6, with product MNFLLTWIHWGLAALLYLQSAELSKAAPALGDGERKPNEVIKFLEVYERSFCRTIETLVDIFQEYPDEVEYIFKPSCVPLMRCAGCCGDEGLECVPVDVYNVTMEIMRIKPHQSQHIAHMSFLQHSKCDCRPKKDVKNKQEKCEKPRR from the exons ATGAACTTTCTGCTCACTTGGATCCACTGGGGGCTGGCGGCGCTGCTCTATCTGCAGAGCGCGGAG TTGTCGAAGGCggctcctgccctgggggaTGGGGAGCGGAAACCCAATGAAG TTATCAAATTCCTGGAAGTCTACGAGCGCAGCTTCTGCAGGACAATTGAGACCCTGGTGGACATTTTCCAGGAGTACCCTGATGAGGTGGAGTACATATTCAAACCATCCTGTGTGCCTCTGATGAGATGTGCCGGTTGCTGCGGCGATGAGGGCCTAGAATGTGTCCCTGTGGATGTGTACAACGTCACGATGGAG ATCATGAGAATTAAACCCCATCAGAGTCAGCACATAGCGCACATGAGCTTCTTACAGCACAGTAAATGTGACTGCAG ACCAAAGAAAGAtgtcaaaaacaaacaagaaaa